In Solanum pennellii chromosome 3, SPENNV200, a single window of DNA contains:
- the LOC107015065 gene encoding indole-3-glycerol phosphate synthase, chloroplastic-like, with protein MDSVMPLRTTTAATATAASAAATVRPRFSFQLLANPRPRKPAFSLPVPTTIFTTHRARILPQFTPVRAQEDNSALVSESTIPEGDALKIKEWEVERFQDEIAASQGIKIRRRPTTGPPLHYVGPFEFRMQNEGNTPINILEEIIWYKDKEVSQMKEKKPLLLLKKLLSGVPPTRDFLGALKESYSRTGLPALIAEVKKASPSRGVLRENFNPVEIAKAYERGGAACLSVLTDQKYFQGSFENLEAIRNAGVECPLLCKEFVIEAWQIYYARVKGADAILLIAAVLPNLDIQYMIKICKLLGLTALVEVHDEMEMDRVLGIDGVELIGINNRDLGTFKVDISNTKKLLEGERGERIREKGIIVVGESGLFTPADIGYVQEAGVKAVLVGESLVKQEDPAKGISGLFGKDISC; from the exons ATGGATTCTGTAATGCCGTTGAGAACCACCACCGCCGCCACCGCAACGGCGGCCTCTGCAGCGGCGACGGTAAGACCCCGGTTCTCATTTCAACTCCTTGCCAATCCCAGACCTAGGAAACCGGCATTCTCCTTGCCAGTTCCAACGACTATTTTCACGACACACCGAGCTCGAATTTTGCCCCAATTTACACCAGTTCGAGCTCAAGAG GATAATTCAGCTTTGGTTTCTGAATCCACCATTCCTGAAGGAGATGCTCTCAAAATCAAGGAGTGGGAAGTAGAAAGATTCCAAGATGAAATTGCTGCAAGTCAGGGTATAAAAATTAGAAGGAGGCCGACAACAGGACCTCCTTTGCACTATGTTGGCCCTTTTGAATTTCGCATGCAGAATGAAGGCAATACTCCTATTAACATTCTAGAAGAAATTATCTGGTACAAGGACAAGGAAGTCTCACAG ATGAAAGAGAAGAAACCGCTTCTTCTACTGAAAAAACTGCTTAGCGGTGTTCCACCTACCAGGGATTTTCTAGGAGCTCTGAAAGAATCATATTCAAGAACTGGATTGCCTGCTCTTATAGCTGAAGTGAAGAAGGCTTCTCCAAGTAGAGGTGTTCTGCGTGAAAATTTTAATCCA GTTGAGATCGCCAAAGCTTATGAAAGAGGTGGAGCAGCATGCCTTAGTGTTTTGACAGATCAGAAATATTTTCAG gGAAGCTTTGAAAATCTAGAGGCCATAAGGAATGCTGGAGTAGAG TGCCCTTTGTTATGTAAAGAATTTGTTATAGAGGCTTGGCAAATCTACTATGCTCGGGTCAAAGGTGCTGATGCAATTCTGTTAATTGCTGCTGTCCTACCAAACCTTGACATCCAGTATATGATTAAGATCTGCAAATTACTTGGATTGACAGCACTAGTTGAG GTGCATGATGAGATGGAAATGGACCGTGTCCTCGGAATTGACGGGGTTGAGCTGATTGGCATCAATAATAGAGACCTTG GAACTTTCAAGGTGGACATCAGCAATACCAAGAAACTTCTGGAAGGAGAGCGTGGGGAAAGAATTCGGGAGAAGGGCATTATT GTTGTTGGGGAATCTGGACTATTTACTCCAGCTGATATTGGTTATGTACAAGAAGCTGGTGTCAAAGCG GTGCTAGTTGGTGAGTCTCTTGTCAAACAGGAGGATCCTGCTAAAGGAATAAGTGGACTTTTTGGTAAAGACATCTCCTGCTAA
- the LOC107015330 gene encoding E3 ubiquitin-protein ligase RGLG2-like, giving the protein MGGKSSKRSTIGRYASYGSSSNSGYPGYAQSPYTQPTYNYPPPPSYQTYGGPPPESRKRLERKFSKIDDDYNSLEQVTDALARAGLESSNLIVGIDFTKSNEWTGARSFHRKSLHHIGDGQNPYEQAISIIGRTLSKFDEDNLIPCYGFGDASTHDQEVFSFYPDEKFCNGFEEVLGRYRELVPQLRLAGPTSFAPVIEMAITIVEQSGGQYHVLLIIADGQVTRSVDTVNGQLSPQEKRTVEAIVKASQYPLSIVLVGVGDGPWDMMREFDDNIPARAFDNFQFVNFTDIMAKNMALSRKEAEFALSALMEIPSQYKATLELNILGARRGNEIDRIALHPPQYGAASFGTSKPSQNSSDRPSAPSSSGHNSAVGSGHNSAVGSSHPASSADNQLCPICITNPKDMAFGCGHQTCCECGQDLLLCPICRDSIQTRIKLY; this is encoded by the exons ATGGGTGGCAAGAGTTCAAAGAGGTCAACAATTGGCCGATATGCATCATATGGCTCCAGTTCAAATTCAGGTTATCCAGGCTATGCACAATCACCGTATACTCAACCAACCTACAATTATCCACCACCACCTTCTTATCAAACATACGGTGGTCCACCTCCTGAATCAAGGAAAAGGCTTGAGAGGAAATTTTCAAAGATAGATGATGACTACAACAGCTTAGAACAG GTTACTGATGCCCTTGCACGTGCTGGTTTAGAGTCATCTAACTTAATTGTTGGCATTGATTTTACCAAGAGCAATGAGTGGACTG GTGCAAGGTCATTCCACCGCAAAAGTTTGCATCACATTGGAGATGGGCAAAATCCATATGAACAAGCAATATCGATCATTGGAAGAACACTGTCGAAATTTGATGAGGACAACCTAATTCCTTGTTATGGATTTGGAGATG CCTCAACACATGATCAAGAAGTCTTCAGCTTCTATCCCGATGAGAAATTTTGTAATGGATTCGAGGAAGTACTTGGTAGATATAGAGAATTAGTTCCCCAGTTACGGCTTGCAG GCCCAACATCATTTGCTCCTGTTATTGAAATGGCAATCACTATTGTTGAGCAGAGTGGTGGTCAGTACCATGTTTTATTGATAATAGCAGATGGACAG GTTACAAGAAGTGTAGATACTGTGAATGGCCAATTAAGCCCTCAAGAGAAGAGAACAGTTGAAGCAATTGTTAAAGCTAG TCAATACCCCTTGTCAATTGTTTTAGTTGGGGTTGGAGATGGGCCATGGGACATGATGAGGGAATTTGATGACAACATCCCTGCTCGGGCCTTTGACAATTTCCAG tttgttaATTTTACAGATATCATGGCAAAGAATATGGCTCTTTCCAGGAAAGAAGCAGAGTTTGCCTTGTCAGCATTGATGGAGATACCGTCTCAGTACAAAGCAACTCTGGAGCTGAACATTCTGGG TGCTCGTAGAGGGAATGAAATTGACAGGATTGCTCTCCATCCTCCTCAATATGGTGCAGCTTCTTTCGGCACATCAAAACCTTCACAAAACAGTAGTGACCGTCCAAGTGCACCTTCTTCTAGTGGACACAATTCAGCTGTTGGAAGTGGACACAATTCTGCTGTTGGGTCAAGTCATCCAGCAAGTTCTGCAGATAATCAG CTTTGCCCCATCTGCATAACCAATCCAAAGGACATGGCATTTGGTTGCGGACATCAG ACATGTTGTGAATGTGGTCAAGATCTGCTGTTGTGCCCCATCTGTCGGGACAGTATTCAAACTAGGATTAAACTTTACTGA
- the LOC107015329 gene encoding aldehyde oxidase GLOX-like, producing MKKSPTSFLMGKLWQTRINCIIISAALLLHCLISCRAKAVLHHSAEGKGTWKLLLNNTGVVGVQMVLTHWNTVILLDRSGSGRSGYQLRHRLNGTRCKGSRDDLSDPTCYVHSVEYSISNNTIRRLNIMSDTFSSSGSILSDGRIIESGGFGDASTRIHYIGPCKSGDNCDWSLGKKHLSAKRWYASSQILPDDRIIVVGGRGSFTYEFIPKMSTNGNVFHLSFLQQTSDGNEDGNNLYPIVHLSVDGKLFIFANRDSILFNYKQNRVVKKFPRIPGIGSRSYPSTGSSVILPLDQKDGFRKVEVMICGGAASGANAAAQQGTFLTGLNSCGRMVITGNNHKWKMENMPGPRLMNDMVLLPTGHVLIINGAKRGCAGWRNAAGPALEPYLYNPKKTLGRRFTILKSTKIARMFHSSAILVPDGSVLVAGSNPNNQYTYRNVSHPTELRLQAFIPNYMGKEYNHQRPHNVSIDINGTEGIAYGNEFLVRFLLESKPSRYLAFSAYAPPFTTHSLSMNQRLLRLRSTRIISDAKGWWNATVEAPPSANVAPSGFYLLSVVNEGIPSISEWIKFIQPAST from the coding sequence ATGAAAAAATCTCCTACTTCTTTTCTCATGGGGAAGCTCTGGCAGACAAGAATCAACTGCATCATCATCAGTGCAGCTCTTTTACTGCACTGTCTTATTTCATGCAGAGCAAAAGCTGTGTTGCACCATTCTGCAGAAGGAAAAGGGACATGGAAGCTACTGCTGAACAACACTGGAGTGGTGGGTGTGCAGATGGTTTTAACCCATTGGAACACTGTGATACTGCTTGATCGGAGCGGGTCTGGTCGATCAGGATACCAACTACGTCATCGGTTAAATGGAACAAGATGCAAGGGCAGTCGTGACGATTTGTCAGACCCAACTTGCTATGTTCATTCTGTTGAGTATAGCATTTCTAACAACACTATTAGGCGCTTGAACATCATGTCTGACACGTTTTCGTCTTCTGGTTCCATCTTGAGTGATGGAAGGATCATTGAATCAGGTGGCTTTGGAGATGCTTCGACAAGGATTCACTACATTGGGCCTTGTAAAAGTGGTGATAACTGTGACTGGAGCCTGGGGAAGAAACACTTATCTGCAAAACGTTGGTATGCTTCTAGCCAAATTCTCCCAGATGACAGGATCATCGTTGTTGGAGGACGAGGGTCCTTCACGTATGAGTTTATACCGAAAATGTCAACCAATGGAAATGTTTTCCATCTTAGTTTCTTGCAGCAAACTAGCGATGGAAATGAAGATGGAAACAATCTTTATCCTATTGTTCACCTTTCTGTTGATGGCAAATTGTTCATTTTTGCCAACAGGGATTCCATTCTTTTCAACTACAAGCAAAACAGGGTTGTAAAGAAATTCCCAAGAATCCCCGGGATAGGGTCAAGGAGTTATCCAAGCACAGGATCATCTGTTATTCTTCCACTGGATCAAAAAGATGGCTTCCGTAAAGTGGAGGTCATGATATGTGGAGGAGCAGCTTCAGGGGCGAATGCAGCTGCTCAACAGGGCACATTCTTGACAGGTCTAAACAGTTGCGGGAGAATGGTGATCACTGGAAATAACCATAAATGGAAGATGGAAAACATGCCAGGGCCACGCCTTATGAACGATATGGTGCTTCTTCCAACAGGACACGTGCTAATCATAAATGGCGCAAAGAGGGGTTGTGCTGGATGGAGAAATGCTGCTGGCCCTGCTCTTGAACCTTACCTATACAACCCCAAGAAAACTCTTGGCAGAAGGTTCACTATTCTTAAATCCACTAAAATCGCGAGAATGTTTCATTCATCAGCAATTCTTGTACCTGATGGAAGTGTACTAGTAGCAGGAAGCAATCCAAATAACCAATACACTTACAGAAATGTAAGTCACCCTACTGAACTCCGGCTACAGGCATTCATCCCGAACTATATGGGCAAGGAATACAATCATCAAAGGCCTCATAACGTGTCGATTGACATCAATGGCACGGAAGGAATTGCATATGGTAACGAATTTTTGGTTCGTTTTTTGCTAGAGAGTAAACCTAGTAGATATCTGGCTTTTAGTGCATATGCTCCGCCGTTTACGACACATTCCCTGTCGATGAATCAAAGGTTGTTGAGACTCAGGAGCACACGGATAATAAGTGATGCAAAAGGTTGGTGGAATGCTACTGTTGAAGCTCCTCCATCAGCTAATGTTGCACCAAGTGGATTTTATTTGCTTAGTGTTGTTAATGAGGGAATTCCCAGCATTTCTGAGTGGATTAAGTTCATTCAACCTGCTTCAACTTGA
- the LOC107013816 gene encoding cytochrome P450 71A22-like, producing MNMFISLQWLENCTNLSYVLALSLLISFLVMSLLMSKSKTKKNLPPSPPKLPFIGHMHKLGVYPHHSLHKLAQQYGPLMFLKLGSVNTLVVSSAEAASEIMKTHDLVFCDRPKSNVNKKLLYDFKDVSVAPYGEYWRQMRSICVLQLLSNKRVQGFRVVREEESALLVKKIKERSPEAVNLSELFMTLTNDIVSRAAFGRKYSGGESGEKFRKLMKEFVGILGGFDFGTFLPSLAWIDRVSGLEAKVDRVAKEMDEFLEGVVEEHLDSHKRVKELLGDKVENEKREDFVDVLLGIYKQDMVDGFSIDRDGIKALIVDIFAGGTDTTYTVLEWAMTELLRHPGAMKKLQTEARGITKSKNEIVCEDDLDKMHYLKAVIKETLRLHPPIPLLVPRQAREDVKVMGYDVGAGTMVITNGWAIGRDPEIWDDADEFKPERFLNSSIDFKGHDFGLIPFGSGRRGCPGISFAMATNELVLANVVREFDWKLPNGAKGDHLDMTECTGLTIHRKVPLFAVATSNTS from the exons atgaatatgttcatCTCCTTACAATGGCTAGAAAATTGTACAAATTTGTCTTATGTTTTAGCCCTTTCACTACTCATTTCCTTTCTTGTTATGAGTCTCCTCATGTCTAAatctaaaaccaaaaaaaatctcCCTCCTTCCCCTCCAAAACTACCATTTATTGGTCATATGCACAAACTAGGTGTGTATCCTCACCACTCTTTACACAAATTAGCTCAACAATATGGACCTTTGATGTTCCTTAAACTCGGGAGCGTAAACACTCTTGTTGTTTCCTCAGCTGAGGCAGCTTCTGAGATCATGAAAACACATGACCTTGTTTTTTGCGATAGGCCTAAATCCAATGTCAACAAGAAACTTTTGTACGACTTTAAGGATGTGTCTGTCGCGCCATATGGTGAGTACTGGAGACAAATGCGAAGTATATGTGTACTACAATTGCTTAGTAACAAAAGGGTTCAAGGTTTTCGCGTTGTGAGGGAAGAAGAGAGTGCCTTGTTAGTCAAGAAAATTAAGGAGAGGTCACCAGAGGCAGTGAATTTGAGTGAATTGTTTATGACACTAACAAATGATATTGTGAGTAGAGCAGCTTTTGGTAGGAAATATAGTGGAGGGGAGAGTGGAGAGAAGTTTAGGAAGTTGATGAAGGAATTTGTGGGAATATTAGGTGGATTTGATTTTGGGACATTTTTACCCTCACTTGCATGGATTGATAGAGTGAGTGGTTTAGAAGCAAAAGTGGATAGAGTTGCTAAGGAGATGGATGAGTTTCTTGAAGGAGTAGTGGAAGAACATTTAGATAGTCATAAAAGAGTGAAGGAATTGTTGGGGGACAAAGTGGAAAATGAAAAGAGAGAGGATTTTGTTGATGTTTTGCTTGGGATTTATAAACAAGACATGGTGGATGGCTTTTCTATTGACAGAGATGGCATCAAAGCTCTCATTGTG GACATATTTGCGGGTGGAACAGATACAACTTACACTGTGTTAGAATGGGCCATGACAGAGCTTCTAAGGCATCCTGGAGCAATGAAAAAACTCCAAACCGAAGCGAGGGGAATAACTAAATCGAAAAACGAAATAGTATGTGAGGATGACTTGGACAAAATGCATTATTTAAAAGCAGTAATTAAGGAAACATTGCGATTACATCCTCCGATTCCTCTGTTAGTTCCACGACAAGCTAGAGAAGATGTTAAGGTAATGGGGTACGATGTTGGTGCTGGTACAATGGTTATAACGAATGGATGGGCGATCGGAAGGGATCCTGAAATTTGGGATGATGCAGATGAATTTAAGCCGGAGAGATTCTTGAATTCTTCGATTGATTTTAAAGGACATGATTTTGGATTGATACCTTTTGGTTCAGGAAGAAGAGGATGTCCTGGAATTTCATTTGCAATGGCTACTAATGAGCTTGTACTAGCAAATGTTGTGAGGGAATTTGATTGGAAATTGCCAAATGGAGCAAAGGGGGATCATTTAGATATGACTGAATGCACTGGATTAACTATTCACAGAAAAGTTCCTCTGTTTGCTGTTGCAACTTCAAACACCTCCTAG